The following coding sequences lie in one Nocardioides sambongensis genomic window:
- a CDS encoding formylglycine-generating enzyme family protein, with translation MNVFQGTFPGRDTGDDGFVGTCPVGSYRPNGYGLHEMTGNVWEWCADWFHPGYYRASPVSAPGGPGTGQARVMRGGSYLCHDSYCWRYRVDARSSNTPDSTTGNLGFRVARDAAPTTAS, from the coding sequence ATGAACGTCTTCCAGGGCACGTTCCCGGGCCGGGACACCGGTGACGACGGGTTCGTCGGCACCTGCCCGGTGGGCAGCTACCGGCCGAACGGCTACGGCCTCCACGAGATGACCGGCAACGTGTGGGAGTGGTGCGCGGACTGGTTCCACCCCGGCTACTACCGGGCCTCGCCGGTCAGCGCGCCCGGCGGGCCGGGCACAGGCCAGGCCCGGGTGATGCGGGGCGGGTCCTACCTCTGCCACGACAGCTACTGCTGGCGCTACCGGGTGGACGCCCGCAGCTCCAACACCCCCGACAGCACCACCGGCAACCTCGGCTTCCGGGTCGCCCGCGACGCCGCGCCCACCACGGCTTCCTGA